The window AACTCCACCACCACCGCGAGGTCGACATGCCCGGAGGTGATCTCCCCGGAGGCTCCGCCCGCCAGCAGCGCGAGGACCGGACGCAGGCGCTTGCCGCCCTTGTTGCTCACATAGGAGACATACCCTTCTATGGCCGGGTCAAATTCCAGCGCCTGGGCGCGGATTCGCTCCTCGACCGAGATCAGATGCGGATTGATCAGCTCGAGCGCGTCGGCAAAACGCGCCAGCCCGGGAACAGCCTTGGCCACCTCATGCACAAACGAGGACGGGGACTGGTCGACGGAGGTATCCTTATCGGTTGGTTTCACAGCTTTTTGGAAAAGAGACGAAGAATTTCACGTGTGACGAAGAACGGAACCACGAGGGCCACGCCGACCGAGACGGCCAGCAGCAACCCCGGCACCACGCGGGCGCGATCCCTGGCGACCGCATCCAGTCCGGTACGGACGGCTACGGCGGGAGTCACGACCACGGGACCCATGGTTTCGTAATGAGCCGTGGCATCCTCGCCCCGGCGTGCGACGTCAAAGAATTCAGTGGGCACCGGACCCGGGCACAGCGCGGTCACGGTGATGCCCTTCGGGCGCAGCTCTATGGCGAGCGCCTCGGTGAGGCTGGTCACGTAGGCCTTGGTGGCTGAGTAGACCGCCATGTTGGGCAGCGGGAAAAAGCTCGCCACGGAGCTCACGTTGAGAATCGCCGCCCGGCCCGAGCGCAGCATCGAGGGCAGGAGCAGATGCGTAAGGTGCGTGAGAGCGCCGATATTCACGTCGATCATGGCGCGCACCCTCCCCCAGTCGGAGGAATCAAAATGTCCATGGTCGCCCAAGCCCGCATTGTTGATCAGAAAGTCGATGCCGATCGCGCGCTCCCCCAGCCATCCGGCCAGGCGGGTGCGTTGCTCCTCGACCGCAAGATCCGCGCCATAAATCTCCACCTGCAGCGAGGGCTGAAGCTCGAGCAGTTCCTCACGGAGGGCTTCCAGGCGATCTTCCCGGCGGGCCACCAGCACGAGTCCCCGTGCCACCGGCGCAAGCTGCCGGGCAAATTCGGCTCCCAACCCGGACGATGCTCCGGTAATCAGTGCGGTACAGCCCTCGTAAAACTTCATAATCCTTTCCACCTTCGATGATTGTCCAAAACCTATCCAGCCAAAAACCGTTTACGACCAAGGACGGCTCGCAGATTCGTAGTATTCTCGATCGCACCAACGCTCCCGTGGCCAACCAAAGTCTCGCAGAGGCTTCGGTGCCAGCGGGTTGCGTGACACAACGTCACTACCACAAGCTGAGTGAGGAGTTCTATTTTATCCTCGAGGGCGAAGGCGAGATGGGACTCGGCGAGGAGACCCGGCAGGTCGGTCCGGGTGATGCGATCCTGATTCCGCCCGGTCAGTTCCATGACATTCGCGCGACCACGACGCTGCGGTTTCTTTGCTGTTGCGCTCCGCCGTATTCCCACGAGGACACCTATTTCGAGTAACCGAGCCTAGTTCGACTCGTCAACGGTCGGGGTGGCAGGTTCGTCGCTCGAGCCGGACTTATCCTTCTGCGACTCCGCCTGCTCGGCGTCCTTGCCCTCGGTCTTGAGCTTGAGGATGCGGCGAAACGCCTTGCCGATCATGGGCGCAGCATGCGAACCGCCGTGCACCGTGTTATCATTGGGTTCGCCCTCATAGACTGCGGCAAAGGCATACTGCGGTTTGTCGACTGGCAGGAAGCCGGTGAACCACGCCGCCGTACGCTGCTTGTTGGTCGGGCCCCACTGGGCCGTTCCGGTCTTGCCCGCGACTGTCGTACCTTTCACCTGGGCGGAATGCGCGGTGCCCTGTCCATCGTACACGACGTCCTTGAGCGCCTCGCGAAGCGTCTTGTCGACCATCGGAGAGACCGGGATGGTTTCACGCAGACGATCCGGGTAGGCCGCGACCACCTTGTTGTCGATGCTCTGAATTTGGGAGACCAGACGGGTGATGTGAAACTGTCCGCTTGAGGCGATCACACCCATGGCCTGCGCCATTTGCACCGGCGAGATCAGGATGTCGCCCTGCCCGATCGCCATGTTGGCGAGGTCACCTTTCTTGATCTCACGACGATGCACGCGGAGCATGTAGTCATCCGTGGGAATGTTACCCTCCTGCTCGGCGCGCAGCGGGATGCCTGTGCGTCGCCCGAGGCCGAGCTTGTGAGCATAGTCGATGAGCGAAGGCGCCCCGAGCTTGATGCCAACCTGGTAGAACCACGTGTTGCAGGATTGTGTAAGGGCCTCGACGAAGTTCAGGTTGCCCGAGCCGGTCTTTTTCCAGTTCTTGAAGGTATGGTCGCCGACCGTGAAGGCGGTCGGGCAGTCAAACTGACTCTTCGGCGTGATCGTGTTCGTCTCCAGAGCGGCAAATCCGACGAAGGTCTTGAAGGTCGACCCCGGAGGATACGCCGCCCGGTAGGCGCGCGGA of the Terrimicrobium sacchariphilum genome contains:
- a CDS encoding SDR family NAD(P)-dependent oxidoreductase, which produces MKFYEGCTALITGASSGLGAEFARQLAPVARGLVLVARREDRLEALREELLELQPSLQVEIYGADLAVEEQRTRLAGWLGERAIGIDFLINNAGLGDHGHFDSSDWGRVRAMIDVNIGALTHLTHLLLPSMLRSGRAAILNVSSVASFFPLPNMAVYSATKAYVTSLTEALAIELRPKGITVTALCPGPVPTEFFDVARRGEDATAHYETMGPVVVTPAVAVRTGLDAVARDRARVVPGLLLAVSVGVALVVPFFVTREILRLFSKKL
- a CDS encoding cupin domain-containing protein — encoded protein: MIVQNLSSQKPFTTKDGSQIRSILDRTNAPVANQSLAEASVPAGCVTQRHYHKLSEEFYFILEGEGEMGLGEETRQVGPGDAILIPPGQFHDIRATTTLRFLCCCAPPYSHEDTYFE